A window of Cryptomeria japonica chromosome 3, Sugi_1.0, whole genome shotgun sequence contains these coding sequences:
- the LOC131033763 gene encoding pentatricopeptide repeat-containing protein At1g71210, mitochondrial isoform X2 — translation MSDFNYLMPKCRKSGKLEVARMLIEESRKVGLISMYKVHRTWIGCLLGENRVDDALHYFVKRVSEGFHPNSQCYGALLIGLLKNNRHRVVSCLLNNMKDNNIFPDSRTMNAIVCLLCKEKLINVAIDLYSERSKIGFIPDNITYNKLINALCSLGKMDEAHKVLDDGMEAGFFPRKGTLAILLGALCMAGKLDNVYKLFVAGVERQCVPDYCTCSEIISSFSKAGRVDDGYAILCMLVKLNVFVKKRTYFALIDGFCVAKKGDMVSKLLLEMRGNGHLPGRSILKSVICVLCETCHEDEVLELLRLHVSNSSSDIKLYNTFIKTICRFRRPDIAMKILEKMCENNCRPNSKTYISLLHGYLKSKYVVNAVNLFRALLAETQISSKLYNVMVSGLCTIEKEDLAVMYFDEMIKKGLYPSVGCYEKVIYALCNQGNLNKALKCFWDMKQKGHHCSTFIYNVLVGSCFKSHEVNHAWFIFDNMRNQGCPPNVSTFSILISGLSDANMLESTMGVLEEMMEECLTADIFIYNKLLRGLCKEGKMEVATDLLRRMSQKGCLPNASTYDCLIFYLDRAGRVYDAQKLREEIVEKKLHMYR, via the exons ATGTCAGATTTCAACTATTTGATGCCAAAATGCAG GAAATCAGGAAAACTTGAAGTAGCAAGGATGTTAATTGAGGAGTCCAGAAAAGTAGGGTTGATTTCAATGTATAAAGTACATCGCACATGGATTGGGTGTCTTCTAGGAGAGAATAGAGTTGATGACGCACTGCATTACTTTGTAAAAAGGGTCTCGGAAGGTTTTCATCCCAACTCTCAATGCTATGGTGCATTGCTAATTGGCCTTTTGAAAAATAATAGGCACAGAGTAGTCAGTTGTTTGCTGAATAATATGAAAGATAATAATATTTTCCCAGACTCCAGGACTATGAATGCTATAGTTTGTTTACTCTGCAAAGAGAAACTTATCAATGTTGCAATTGATTTGTACAGTGAAAGATCAAAAATAGGGTTTATTCCTGATAATATTACATACAATAAACTGATAAATGCTCTTTGTAGTTTGGGAAAAATGGATGAGGCCCACAAAGTTCTAGATGATGGGATGGAAGCTGGTTTTTTTCCACGTAAAGGTACACTGGCAATTCTTCTCGGTGCTCTCTGCATGGCTGGGAAACTTGATAATGTTTATAAACTTTTTGTTGCAGGAGTTGAAAGGCAATGTGTCCCTGACTATTGTACTTGTAGTGAAATCATTTCTTCCTTTAGCAAAGCTGGCAGAGTTGATGATGGATATGCAATTCTTTGCATGTTGGTGAAGTTAAATGTCTTTGTCAAGAAAAGAACTTATTTTGCATTAATAGATGGCTTTTGTGTTGCCAAAAAAGGAGACATGGTTTCCAAATTGCTTCTCGAAATGAGAGGCAATGGTCACTTACCTGGTCGCTCCATTTTGAAAAGTGTAATTTGTGTTCTTTGTGAAACATGTCATGAAGATGAGGTTCTTGAACTATTACGTCTGCATGTTTCTAATTCCTCTTCAGATATCAAATTGTATAATACATTTATAAAAACAATTTGTAGGTTCCGCAGGCCTGATATTGCCatgaaaattcttgaaaaaatgtGTGAAAATAACTGCAGGCCTAATTCCAAAACCTATATCAGTTTGTTACATGGCTACTTGAAAAGTAAATATGTGGTTAATGCTGTGAACTTGTTTAGGGCACTGTTGGCAGAAACTCAAATTTCGTCAAAGCTTTACAATGTTATGGTCAGTGGCCTTTGCACTATAGAGAAAGAGGATCTGGCAGTTATGTACTTTGATGAAATGATCAAGAAGGGATTGTATCCCAGCGTTGGGTGCTATGAGAAAGTTATTTATGCTTTGTGCAACCAAGGAAATTTGAATAAGGCACTGAAATGTTTTTGGGATATGAAGCAGAAAGGGCACCACTGCAGCACTTTCATTTACAATGTGCTTGTTGGCAGTTGCTTTAAGTCACATGAAGTTAACCATGCTTGGTTTATCTTTGATAACATGCGAAATCAAGGTTGCCCTCCTAATGTTTCCACTTTCAGCATATTGATTTCTGGTCTGTCTGATGCAAATATGCTAGAATCTACCATGGGAGTATTggaagaaatgatggaggaatgcTTAACTGCTGATATCTTTATTTACAATAAGCTACTTAGAGGCCTTTGCAAGGAGGGCAAGATGGAAGTTGCTACTGATCTATTGAGGAGAATGTCTCAGAAGGGTTGTCTACCAAATGCGTCCACTTATGATTGCCTAATATTTTATTTAGATAGAGCTGGCAGGGTCTACGATGCTCAGAAACTTCGGGAAGAAATTGTGGAAAAGAAACTGCATATGTATAGATGA
- the LOC131033763 gene encoding pentatricopeptide repeat-containing protein At1g71210, mitochondrial isoform X1 → MQVCARGPKISYQLTSRLHQMFPRLNVLNELKQNGFSANEAGVVSLVNVLRKSGKLEVARMLIEESRKVGLISMYKVHRTWIGCLLGENRVDDALHYFVKRVSEGFHPNSQCYGALLIGLLKNNRHRVVSCLLNNMKDNNIFPDSRTMNAIVCLLCKEKLINVAIDLYSERSKIGFIPDNITYNKLINALCSLGKMDEAHKVLDDGMEAGFFPRKGTLAILLGALCMAGKLDNVYKLFVAGVERQCVPDYCTCSEIISSFSKAGRVDDGYAILCMLVKLNVFVKKRTYFALIDGFCVAKKGDMVSKLLLEMRGNGHLPGRSILKSVICVLCETCHEDEVLELLRLHVSNSSSDIKLYNTFIKTICRFRRPDIAMKILEKMCENNCRPNSKTYISLLHGYLKSKYVVNAVNLFRALLAETQISSKLYNVMVSGLCTIEKEDLAVMYFDEMIKKGLYPSVGCYEKVIYALCNQGNLNKALKCFWDMKQKGHHCSTFIYNVLVGSCFKSHEVNHAWFIFDNMRNQGCPPNVSTFSILISGLSDANMLESTMGVLEEMMEECLTADIFIYNKLLRGLCKEGKMEVATDLLRRMSQKGCLPNASTYDCLIFYLDRAGRVYDAQKLREEIVEKKLHMYR, encoded by the coding sequence ATGCAGGTGTGTGCTAGAGGACCTAAAATTTCATATCAATTGACTAGTAGACTTCATCAAATGTTTCCAAGGCTTAATGTTCTCAATGAGCTGAAGCAGAATGGTTTCTCTGCAAATGAGGCTGGTGTTGTTTCACTTGTTAATGTGCTCAGGAAATCAGGAAAACTTGAAGTAGCAAGGATGTTAATTGAGGAGTCCAGAAAAGTAGGGTTGATTTCAATGTATAAAGTACATCGCACATGGATTGGGTGTCTTCTAGGAGAGAATAGAGTTGATGACGCACTGCATTACTTTGTAAAAAGGGTCTCGGAAGGTTTTCATCCCAACTCTCAATGCTATGGTGCATTGCTAATTGGCCTTTTGAAAAATAATAGGCACAGAGTAGTCAGTTGTTTGCTGAATAATATGAAAGATAATAATATTTTCCCAGACTCCAGGACTATGAATGCTATAGTTTGTTTACTCTGCAAAGAGAAACTTATCAATGTTGCAATTGATTTGTACAGTGAAAGATCAAAAATAGGGTTTATTCCTGATAATATTACATACAATAAACTGATAAATGCTCTTTGTAGTTTGGGAAAAATGGATGAGGCCCACAAAGTTCTAGATGATGGGATGGAAGCTGGTTTTTTTCCACGTAAAGGTACACTGGCAATTCTTCTCGGTGCTCTCTGCATGGCTGGGAAACTTGATAATGTTTATAAACTTTTTGTTGCAGGAGTTGAAAGGCAATGTGTCCCTGACTATTGTACTTGTAGTGAAATCATTTCTTCCTTTAGCAAAGCTGGCAGAGTTGATGATGGATATGCAATTCTTTGCATGTTGGTGAAGTTAAATGTCTTTGTCAAGAAAAGAACTTATTTTGCATTAATAGATGGCTTTTGTGTTGCCAAAAAAGGAGACATGGTTTCCAAATTGCTTCTCGAAATGAGAGGCAATGGTCACTTACCTGGTCGCTCCATTTTGAAAAGTGTAATTTGTGTTCTTTGTGAAACATGTCATGAAGATGAGGTTCTTGAACTATTACGTCTGCATGTTTCTAATTCCTCTTCAGATATCAAATTGTATAATACATTTATAAAAACAATTTGTAGGTTCCGCAGGCCTGATATTGCCatgaaaattcttgaaaaaatgtGTGAAAATAACTGCAGGCCTAATTCCAAAACCTATATCAGTTTGTTACATGGCTACTTGAAAAGTAAATATGTGGTTAATGCTGTGAACTTGTTTAGGGCACTGTTGGCAGAAACTCAAATTTCGTCAAAGCTTTACAATGTTATGGTCAGTGGCCTTTGCACTATAGAGAAAGAGGATCTGGCAGTTATGTACTTTGATGAAATGATCAAGAAGGGATTGTATCCCAGCGTTGGGTGCTATGAGAAAGTTATTTATGCTTTGTGCAACCAAGGAAATTTGAATAAGGCACTGAAATGTTTTTGGGATATGAAGCAGAAAGGGCACCACTGCAGCACTTTCATTTACAATGTGCTTGTTGGCAGTTGCTTTAAGTCACATGAAGTTAACCATGCTTGGTTTATCTTTGATAACATGCGAAATCAAGGTTGCCCTCCTAATGTTTCCACTTTCAGCATATTGATTTCTGGTCTGTCTGATGCAAATATGCTAGAATCTACCATGGGAGTATTggaagaaatgatggaggaatgcTTAACTGCTGATATCTTTATTTACAATAAGCTACTTAGAGGCCTTTGCAAGGAGGGCAAGATGGAAGTTGCTACTGATCTATTGAGGAGAATGTCTCAGAAGGGTTGTCTACCAAATGCGTCCACTTATGATTGCCTAATATTTTATTTAGATAGAGCTGGCAGGGTCTACGATGCTCAGAAACTTCGGGAAGAAATTGTGGAAAAGAAACTGCATATGTATAGATGA